The Cherax quadricarinatus isolate ZL_2023a chromosome 46, ASM3850222v1, whole genome shotgun sequence DNA segment CTGGTCTAATTTCTCATGTCCCagtcccaccgtgtggacctcaagaggtaaaagcctgttgatgggtcttatagtctcgacaccattcattctcaccttcaccattctcaaccgcccagccttgtctgggttGGTCGACACTACCAGACCAAGAGGCCAATATGCCCTGggcgcctcggattctactagcaccaggtccccttcacttagcatcatcttatttgcctcggggtcggcaccatagaaatgttcccgcagggttgtcaagtaatccctgtgccacacctggttccatttgtccaggatgttcaccagtctgttgtgactcctgtgcagttcttcattgatggggggaccatctggcccataataatccagctccttggaagactgactcaaaattgtggggaagggctcaatcctccttccaaacagcatgtgattgggggtgagagcttcctgctcttcaatcccattttgtacgtaggtcagaggcctgttattgactcttgcctctatctcaactaacactgtcctcagttcatcaaagctcactctcctgccgtgcaagaccttccgaatgcaccttttgactgtgcccaccatgcgttcatagaatcccccttgccaaggcgccctgggagctatgaacctccactcgcactctattctcttcaggtgttctcgtacttctccattgtccctaagattcctgaaaactttatcggccaccctaaagcttgtgccattgtccgagataatcaatcaCGGGCATGAGATTCTggctgtaaacctcctgaacaacttcacgaaagtctctgttgacatatcttctgccaacCCCAAATGCAcagctcgagtagtggcacaagtaaacaggcagacatatactttctgagggcccaccctatcgtctcctgggttcttcagtgtgatagccccagtatagtctattcccacagtctcaaagggcctgtcactatgtacccgctcctgaggcagcggtggtggacctgggtatggtagggtcctaccatcgtaccgccggcagaccgtgcaactctttagcacccttttgatGGCAGCTtgacccttcagtacccagtaattctgacgtaggcaggtgagggtatctccaaaccccccatgtaaggtcctctgatgggcatcttgtatcaatagctctgacgcccatccctcctttcccagcagcacgggatgtttggccccatagctgagctcagagttttgtattcatcccctgcatcttattagcccctcatgatctaggaacaatcccaaagagtgaaccaatttactgttccctgagtcgtcgtTGGACACACGTCCCGATGCCATAAACTTCTGCCTGGTCGccagtacttccagcactcctggaaacctctccctttggtactgccttatccaatattctctgggacccacgagagataactgtcgaccttggcttaccttgtcatgcagcttcctcacaaatcgaaataccatttccgtgactcctataagtttcctccaAGAGGAGTAGCACCTGGGGTCAAATAGTTCAGTGTCGGGTTCCCCTGTaaagtgtactatgctgctggttgtctccccgaatttctgctccggccagcaatcccttgccggtaaccagtctgggcctttgaaccaaatctcgcttttactcagctttttgtgtgtcacccctcggcttatcaggtcggctgggttttgatctgtaggcacgtacagaattgttgacgttgactgtagttcccgtatctcctttacccaattcctgacataggggagcttagacctgtcgttctggacccactgtaaggccacctccgagtctgtccatacataggtgtgtgtcaccctcagattactcaacacctcctctacgtacttacccagtcttgctcccagcaacatcgccgtgagctctagctttgggatcgagcaatccttcaggggtgtcacccgcgcacgactggtggCCAGACTGAcctggtccccggccaccaaatacgctactgccccataggccctggaggaggcatcacagaaggCATGCAAGTCATAgtcccgcccggtgcacccgatggacctggggaatgtgaactcgtgcAATTCTGCTAGAGCTttgctaaccagatcccactcctggcagactgtttctggcagtgggtcgtcccaacctaggttcagctcccaggtctgttgcactagcatcctccctcgaatggtgatgggtgtcaacaaacccaaaggatcgaaggcagtctgcactttgctcagcaaagacctcctggtcagcttcccttccccatcaggtttcctctttagcctaagtctgtcttccttgatttcccactccaatctcaacaccgatgttacctcaggtactgagtagccagcatagtcacgttccaccgtgccccgcaacgttggattgtttgtcacccattctctcagtggcatgttagccgagagcatctcctgattagactctcggtaaatgtccatcaacagcctttcatctgaagtggtaccttgcatgttgtctacataaaatagggtcttcagcaattctttaagcgggctgttacaattcacaaggtggtagtctatggtagcctgtaataagaatggtgaactagtggcaccaaacaacactgccctgaatctgtaggtatcatacccttgcttgggcacctccctgttagccaaccacaagaaccttgtgtagtccctgtcttgtggctgcaacccaatacgtaggaaggccTTGCTAATAtctgccgcataggcgtactgttctgtcctgaatctcaacaacacatctgctaatttctgtgtcagggagggccctgtgagcagtcgttcaacgatggctctcggggactcgcctgtgagctgcagttgaagactactctgatgggagtggttactgactccttggtgactgccatgtgtggaagataatgggtgttttccccagggctggcattgggcactttctcaatgaacccaagggccagctgctcctttatttattttttatttattttttatttatttacaatttgagcatacatatagaggtacaaaaaaaatacagataagagcagcatgccaaagccacttatactatgcatagcatttcgggctggcttaaaattaactaagcaatgatgaaatcagtgataatacattattgtaaacagataactataaagcacaaatgagtattacaaagacaggtcatatggttgcatgcattgttgtacattcagtcgtatggagtattttgttaggtagtgtatttaaaaaataataaagttagattgggttttaggtttaacatttatgtgatataattgtgagaaacatttaagatatacaatttataaggttcagttattcagtatttatttggttttgggtgagtaagtgatctttgagaagagacttgaatttataaacaggtagtgtttcttttatatttacaggtaatgaattccagattttagggccttttatgtgcattgagtttttgcatagtgtgagatggacacgaggaacatcaaagagtgatctgtgccttgtgttatggtcatgtgttctgttgaggttggcaaggagatgtttgaggggagggttaatatcagagttaagtgttcta contains these protein-coding regions:
- the LOC128696681 gene encoding uncharacterized protein, with product MQGTTSDERLLMDIYRESNQEMLSANMPLREWVTNNPTLRGTVERDYAGYSVPEVTSVLRLEWEIKEDRLRLKRKPDGEGKLTRRSLLSKVQTAFDPLGLLTPITIRGRMLVQQTWELNLGWDDPLPETVCQEWDLVSKALAELHEFTFPRSIGCTGRDYDLHAFCDASSRAYGAVAYLVAGDQVSLATSRARVTPLKDCSIPKLELTAMLLGARLGKYVEEVLSNLRVTHTYVWTDSEVALQWVQNDRSKLPYVRNWVKEIRELQSTSTILYVPTDQNPADLISRGVTHKKLSKSEIWFKGPDWLPARDCWPEQKFGETTSSIVHFTGEPDTELFDPRCYSSWRKLIGVTEMVFRFVRKLHDKVSQGRQLSLVGPREYWIRQYQRERFPGVLEVLATRQKFMASGRVSNDDSGNSKLVHSLGLFLDHEGLIRCRG